A single window of Cydia splendana chromosome 13, ilCydSple1.2, whole genome shotgun sequence DNA harbors:
- the LOC134796049 gene encoding N-terminal Xaa-Pro-Lys N-methyltransferase 1-like → MSENIFYTTAAKYWANVPATIDGVLGGYAHISDIDIKGSKAFLNDILALKNAPGTKLALDCGAGIGRITQNLLITLFDKVDLVEQEARFLSAAKKRIGENNERLGSLYHAGLQNFTPQKKYDVIWCQWVLSHLDDFDLIAFLKRCKRALNTNGVIIVKENITSGEEIEYDDEDSSVARPYKLMQLIFQEAQLDVIKEDLQYGFPDSIYKVYSFALVPNELEKRTFVLTL, encoded by the coding sequence atgtctgaaaacattttttatacAACAGCCGCAAAATACTGGGCTAATGTCCCAGCCACGATAGACGGCGTGCTCGGCGGCTACGCGCATATCTCGGACATTGACATCAAGGGGTCCAAGGCCTTTCTAAATGACATACTAGCTCTTAAAAATGCCCCAGGAACTAAGTTGGCTCTCGACTGTGGAGCCGGTATCGGCAGAATCACTCAAAACCTGCTGATTACCCTATTTGATAAGGTAGATTTAGTCGAACAAGAGGCAAGATTCCTTTCCGCCGCCAAAAAAAGAATCGGCGAAAACAACGAAAGACTTGGATCACTGTACCATGCGGGTTTGCAAAATTTTACCCCTCAGAAAAAATATGATGTCATCTGGTGTCAATGGGTCCTTAGCCATTTAGACGACTTCGATCTAATTGCATTTTTAAAAAGATGTAAAAGAGCACTTAACACGAACGGTGTTATAATCGTTAAAGAGAATATCACTTCAGGCGAAGAAATAGAATATGACGACGAAGACTCATCAGTAGCCCGACCTTATAAActcatgcaattaatattccaaGAAGCTCAATTAGACGTGATCAAAGAAGATCTACAATACGGATTTCCAGATAGTATTTATAAAGTTTATTCATTTGCTCTAGTTCCAAATGAACTAGAGAAAAGAACATTTGTTTTAACCCTCTGA